TCGCCTACCTTCTGCTCATCAGGAACGAACACCTTCTTGGCCTTCTTGATCATAGGCTGCGGTTTCAGCTCCTCGTCGGAGAACTTGTGTTTGCGCGGGTTGAACAGCTCACCCCCCGGCACACTGGACAGGACCAGGTCTGTGGGATCCGGCTGGAAGTTAATGTCCACCTCGATGGCTTCTGGATCGATGGGGGAGGGAGTGTTACGATCTGCAGGTATGGAGGGACAAGAGTAAGTTTGGGTACAAGGGAGGCCACTCCAATTCAACAGAACTAACTACACTCCTCAGACAACACAAGGAAATGTCTTTCCTAAggatgttacattttttatgtaaatgcagcAGCTGCATGTTTTGGCTTCTGTGTGAGCTTTGTGTTCATACGCAAATTGTGATTGTGAGAGTTGATTATCCTTCTCATAAGTTATATACATTCTGATTATAGATATTTTGGTAATGTAAAGATTCTCAACAGAGCTGCATGTTTTTCGTGTTGTTTTGGCCATCTGCCAAACATATTTATACTATAGCATGGGCTCAAAGGTCaggttttgtctgtgtgtttacatatgCAATATTAGTTACCACAGCGTCTACTGGGGCAACTAAGAGTTCACACTACATCTAGAACTATACAACTTCAGTTGAAACAAATAGCATACTTCAGTGTCCAGTAGTCAGTCTATTTGTAATGGGGGATTTAAAAaggaacagaaaataataacaataaacagtaTGCGTTATCTTAAATCTCATAAATAGGAacagtatattaaaaaacacatccaaaataatataataaatctatgtctcacctgtcttcttcacttccaCTTCTGATGTTGCCTCCCCAGACAAAgattcctcctcttcttcctcttcttcttcttcttcttcttcttcttcttcttcttcttcttcttcttcctcttcttcttcctctatcTTAGCTGGTAGTAACGTAGTCACTGTCACTGGTTCATCTGGCTCAGAGGTGACCGTAGAGGTGGCAGAGATAGACGGGGTTGTTGCCGAGGCGGGGTCAGGGGCAGATgcagtagaagtagtagtagtagtagtagtagtagctgtTGGAATAACCCTAGGGACAAATTTACCTTTGAATCCCACTGAGGCCAAAGtcttctgcagctcctcctcctccagggtCACAGGGATCCCGTTCTCCAGGAGGAACTCATCCAGGTCCATGTACTCCAAGTGGAAGGTCTCCCCATCGTAGGGAATGGTCTTGTCCCAAATGGCTGGGGTTAGGGAGGCTGATACCCCCCCTCCGCCTCCTCCGCCTCTAGAGCCTGCACCAGTACTGGCTGCTCCGGCCCCGCCCCCCTCCACATCCTCAGAGGAGCACagcttctctttctctatttctgCATGATAGACGAGAGACCAGACATAAAAGACAgtggttaaataaatgaaatatttttcctGTGCACACAAAACGACAACAGGGGTCCTTTCAGAGAGTCTCAGTAGGCTGCACACACAAGAAAGGCTAATCagcagatagagagagggggtgtGGTAGTGATAATGTCACATCTGACAAAACAGAGGGACTAAAACAAGGTCTGTCAATAAGTTGGAAAGTGAGATGCTTGATACCAAGATGGAACCAGAAAGGAAGGTAAAGACACTGGACCGGTGCGTTCAATGACAGtcagacatgtttgtgtttctgtcctctCCCAGCCTGTGATGGGAGCTGCtgggagagcagcagagaggagctggaactttgtgttcttttctcGTCTGCTCGCAGCCTCGGATGAGACGGGCTGCGAGCAGCACACGGCGTGTCCGTCACCATCCAGACTGATGGACGGTCATCGTCTCATCAAAGTAGAATTGAGTATTTTGGCGCATATGGCTGAATAACGTCTCCGCACAGTGTCGGTAACATGACAGAAACAAGCGCTCCTGTTCCGCCTCCTCATCTTACCGTCGTCGCCTTCCTCCAGGATGTTAGGAGGAGGGATGTCCATGatcttctttaaaacaaaaggaaagcacTTCTGCGGGGCCGTGGTAGCGGCTGTCACCGCTTCACCAGACATGGTTCCTGCCTGCTTCACCGGGAGGCGACGGCAGCACACTGATGCTGCGTTCAGGCTGCTACCAACGCGTTGGACACCAAAACAACACAACCGAGCGCTCATTGGATATTCATGAGCAGAGCGCCCCGCCCACTCCTAGAATAGTagcatgtgattggctgtcaGTGCTGTTAGTTAATGTGTGGATGTAAATGCAcacagtgtctgtgttttggttCAAGGACTTCTCGTTGGCCGTAAATAGTCCACATGAAGATCAATTATATACAAAGACCGTAAAGTCCCTtattacatacagtctatgggacaATAACAACATACAGACAGTAAcaacatacagtctatgggacaGTAAcaacatacagtctatgggacaataacaacatacagtctatgggacaATAACAATACAGTCTATGGGACAATAAcaacatacagtctatgggacaGTAAcaacatacagtctatgggacaATAACAGTCTATAggacaataacaacacacagtcTATAggacaataacaacacacagtaacaacatacagtctatgggacaGTAAcaacatacagtctatgggacaataacaacatacagtctatgggacaataacaacatacagtctatgggacaataacaacacacagtaacaacatacagtctatgggacaataacaacacacagtaacaacatacagtctatgggacaataacaacatacagtctatgggacaataacaacacacagtaacaacatacagtctatgggacaataacaacacacagtaacaacatacagtctatgggacaataacaacatacagtctatgggacaataacaacatacagtctatgggacaataacaacatacagtctatgggacaataacaacacacagtaacaacatacagtctatgggacaataacaacatacagtaacaacatacagtctatgggacaataacaacatacagtctatgggacaataacaacatacagtct
This genomic window from Anoplopoma fimbria isolate UVic2021 breed Golden Eagle Sablefish chromosome 11, Afim_UVic_2022, whole genome shotgun sequence contains:
- the tefb gene encoding TEF transcription factor, PAR bZIP family member b isoform X1, coding for MSARLCCFGVQRVGSSLNAASVCCRRLPVKQAGTMSGEAVTAATTAPQKCFPFVLKKIMDIPPPNILEEGDDEIEKEKLCSSEDVEGGGAGAASTGAGSRGGGGGGGVSASLTPAIWDKTIPYDGETFHLEYMDLDEFLLENGIPVTLEEEELQKTLASVGFKGKFVPRVIPTATTTTTTTTSTASAPDPASATTPSISATSTVTSEPDEPVTVTTLLPAKIEEEEEEEEEEEEEEEEEEEEEEEEEEESLSGEATSEVEVKKTDRNTPSPIDPEAIEVDINFQPDPTDLVLSSVPGGELFNPRKHKFSDEELKPQPMIKKAKKVFVPDEQKDDKYWCRRKKNNVAAKRSRDARRLKENQITVRASFLERENAALRQQVAEMRKDCGRCKNILSRYEAKYGSL
- the tefb gene encoding TEF transcription factor, PAR bZIP family member b isoform X2, which gives rise to MSTANQTIFGDGNDVPDLLRSLADYPFSFPGFDDTEIEKEKLCSSEDVEGGGAGAASTGAGSRGGGGGGGVSASLTPAIWDKTIPYDGETFHLEYMDLDEFLLENGIPVTLEEEELQKTLASVGFKGKFVPRVIPTATTTTTTTTSTASAPDPASATTPSISATSTVTSEPDEPVTVTTLLPAKIEEEEEEEEEEEEEEEEEEEEEEEEEEESLSGEATSEVEVKKTDRNTPSPIDPEAIEVDINFQPDPTDLVLSSVPGGELFNPRKHKFSDEELKPQPMIKKAKKVFVPDEQKDDKYWCRRKKNNVAAKRSRDARRLKENQITVRASFLERENAALRQQVAEMRKDCGRCKNILSRYEAKYGSL